Proteins found in one Streptomyces sp. CB09001 genomic segment:
- a CDS encoding helix-turn-helix transcriptional regulator — protein sequence MSRDDHTDGNPVGSFLRSRRERIDPASAGVVDNTRRRVKGLRREELALLAGVSPSYYSRIEQGRDRHPSREILQALADVLRLDDTERTYLWSLVAPSLAPANDRATAPADTVRAGVRVLLERWSDLPAFVVGPRRDVLAATALAHRVNPAWSPGHNLVEFTFLDPRARQVYPDWEEIGRQAVAGLRTTAAARPAELAGFVAALRERSETFRARWDSHDVYDRVTGRKRLAVDGVGILSLDFETFALAGPEGHVLYVYFPRPGSADDTALRALARAETAGPPASPTA from the coding sequence ATGTCCCGTGACGACCACACCGACGGCAATCCGGTCGGTTCCTTCCTGCGCAGCCGCCGGGAGCGGATCGACCCCGCCTCCGCGGGCGTCGTCGACAACACGCGGCGGCGGGTCAAGGGCCTGCGCCGCGAGGAGTTGGCGCTGCTCGCCGGGGTGAGCCCCTCCTACTACAGCCGTATCGAGCAGGGCCGGGACCGGCATCCCTCCCGCGAAATCCTCCAGGCCCTGGCGGACGTGCTGCGCCTGGACGACACCGAGCGGACCTACCTCTGGTCCCTGGTCGCGCCGTCCCTGGCACCCGCGAACGACAGGGCGACGGCCCCGGCCGACACCGTCCGTGCGGGGGTGCGGGTCCTGCTGGAGCGCTGGTCCGACCTGCCCGCCTTCGTCGTCGGTCCCCGCCGTGACGTCCTGGCCGCCACCGCTCTCGCACACCGCGTCAACCCGGCGTGGAGCCCGGGACACAACCTCGTCGAGTTCACCTTCCTCGACCCGCGGGCCCGGCAGGTGTACCCGGACTGGGAGGAGATCGGCCGCCAGGCGGTCGCGGGGCTGCGCACCACCGCGGCCGCCAGGCCCGCGGAGCTCGCCGGGTTCGTGGCGGCCCTGCGCGAGCGCAGCGAGACGTTCCGGGCCCGGTGGGACTCCCACGACGTGTACGACCGCGTGACGGGCCGCAAGCGCCTCGCGGTCGACGGCGTCGGGATCCTCTCCCTCGACTTCGAGACGTTCGCCCTCGCCGGCCCCGAAGGGCACGTGCTGTACGTGTACTTCCCGCGGCCGGGCAGTGCGGACGACACGGCGCTGCGGGCCCTCGCGCGCGCGGAGACCGCCGGTCCTCCGGCGTCGCCCACGGCCTGA
- the nsrR gene encoding nitric oxide-sensing transcriptional repressor NsrR, giving the protein MRLTKFTDLALRSVMRLAVVRDGDEPLATREVAEVVGVPYTHAAKAITRLQHLGVVEARRGRGGGLTLTELGRHASVGWLVRELEGDAEVVDCEGDSPCPLRGACRLRHALRDAREAFYAALDPLTVTDLVASPTGPVLIGLTGRPSG; this is encoded by the coding sequence GTGCGGCTGACGAAGTTCACCGACCTGGCGCTGCGTTCGGTCATGCGCCTGGCGGTCGTGAGAGACGGTGACGAACCACTGGCCACCCGGGAGGTGGCCGAGGTCGTCGGTGTGCCCTACACGCACGCGGCGAAGGCCATCACCCGCCTGCAGCACTTGGGTGTGGTGGAGGCGCGACGCGGTCGCGGCGGCGGGCTGACCCTGACCGAACTGGGTCGGCACGCATCCGTGGGCTGGCTGGTGCGCGAACTCGAAGGCGATGCCGAGGTGGTCGACTGCGAGGGCGACAGTCCGTGTCCGCTCCGCGGAGCCTGCCGGCTGCGCCATGCGCTGCGCGACGCCCGGGAGGCGTTCTACGCCGCGCTCGACCCGCTGACCGTGACCGACCTGGTGGCCTCGCCGACCGGCCCGGTCCTGATCGGCCTGACGGGCCGCCCCTCGGGATGA